In Clostridium omnivorum, the DNA window TTAAATCTACCTTCGATATACAATCTGAAGATGTATTACAAACATAAAGGCAGTTCAATTCAATCACCCCCATAATACTATATAATATGAAATATTTCCTAATCTGTTAATGGACATGTTTGACAATATTAACTTTTTCAATATATAATTTATATGATAATTTGTAGCAAGAGAGGTATAAGATGTATAGTTATAAACCAACCGGTGTATGTGCAAAAGCAATAAATTTTGAGGTGATTGACAATAAGATTTGTAATGTATCATTTGTAAATGGCTGTAATGGAAATCTTCAAGGAATGTCCAGATTACTTGAGGGAGTGGAAGTTGAAGAAGCTATATCAAAATTAAAAGGCATTAAATGTCAAGGAGACACCTCTTGCCCAGACCAATTTGCTAGAGCTTTAGAAGCATTAATAATTAATAAAACAAATGGGTAATTAAAACGGGTTCTGTTTAATATAATATTAAACAGAACCCGTTAGTTTATTTTTATTTCTACAAAGTAGTTTTATTACTTATATAGTGCTAATTAGAAGAGTATTTATTTTTTTTTGAAGTAATCACCCTTCTTAATTATTCCTCTCATTCCTCCAATCATGTATAAAGAACCACATACTAATAATATGTCCTCCGTTTCACAGCTGTTCATCCCAATTTTAAGTGCTTCACTATAATCTTCTACTACTTCAACATTATTATTATACCTTTTTATCACTTCAGCCAGCTCTGCCCCTAATTCTGCTCTATTAGAATTTGGAGTAACAGCAACAATTTTTTTTGCTTTAGGAACAATAGTTTGAACCATTTGCTCCACCTGCTTATCCGCTAAAATTCCTAAAATAAGCACCAAATTATTATAAGAAAAATAAGTTGTAACACTTTCAGTAAGTTTTCTAATTCCATCTATATTATGAGCACCATCAATAATAACTAATGGATTTATAGACATAATCTCCATTCTACCTGGCCATTTAACTTTTTCGAGAGCTGAGGATATGTGATTCCTATCAATCTGTACACCTTTGGATATCAGATATTCAACAGCATATATTACAGTAGCACAATTCAGCAGCTGATGTTTTCCTAATAGAGCTAGATTTAAGCTATAATCATGCTTCACAGTTTTAATTACAATTTTTTGATGATATTCACCCTTTGAATTCATTGTAATTTCTTTTAGGTTTACACAATCATGTGGCACAAGTATCATATCAGATTTTTTTTCAATGCACTTTTCCCTTATAACTTGTAAACTTTCCTCAGTCTGAGGATATAATATTAATGGTATCTCATCTTTTATAATTCCAGCCTTTTCATAAGCAATTTTTTCTAATGTATCTCCCAATATAGCCATATGGTCGTAGCTTATGGAAGTAATAATACTTAATATTGGGGTAATTACATTTGTTGAATCTAGTCTTCCTCCAAGTCCAACTTCAATGATAGCATAATCAACTTTCATTTTATAAAAGTATAAGAACATAGCACAGGTTATTATTTCAAACTCGGTAGGTTGATCAAATCCAAGATTTATTACATCATCAACAGCCTTGGATACCTCTGTTACCACCGAGGTCAAATGCTCCTTTGGAATATTTTCGCCATTAATCTGTATTCTTTCCTCAAATTCCTCTATAAATGGAGAAATATACATTCCAGTTTTAAAGCCTGCTTCTCTTAGGATAGCCTCAAGCATTGCTGTAGTTGAACCTTTTCCATTTGTACCACCAATATGTATGCACTTTAATTTCTTATGAGGATTTCCTAAAAGCTCTAGTATTTTTTCAGTTCTGCTGAGACCATAATTACTTCCAAACTTTGCGGTATTCTTTATATAAGCCATTGCCTCATCATAATTCATATTTGTCACCTTTTATTTCATTTATATTACTCATTTAAGAGTTAAATCAGTCAATTTCCTTAAAAATCTCTACTTAAAATATTTAAACAAAGATGAAGGTGTAAATCTAGAATTTATACCTTCATCTGTTGTTAATAATTATAAGCTTTCAATTCTTTGAATCACAGCATTTAACATTTCTTTATACTTTTCGCCTTTTGCCTTTTCTTCCTGAACAACTGCTTCAGGAGCTTTACTTACAAACTTTTCATTTGAAAGCTTCTTTTCTACTCTTTCAATTTCTGATATTAATTTAGTTTTTTCTTTATTCAGTCTTTCAATTTCTTTTTCCCTATCTATTAAATCAAGAAGAGGAATAAATATTTCTGCTCCTTTAGCTATAATGGATACAGCATTTTCTGGAACCTGCTCCTTTGATGTAATAAATTCTACTGCAGCAGCAGATGCAAGCTTTTCAAAATAAACTGTTCCTCCTTCAATCGCCTCTTTTGCTTCAGTTGATACATATACCATCAATTTTGCTTTTCTTGAAGGTGGCACATTCATTTCAGCTCTTACGTTTCTTATAGCTCTTATTGCATCAATAATATATTCCATGTTAATTTCTGATTCTTTATTATTAAGAGCCTCATTGTACTCAGGCCATTTTGATATTGTAATAGAATCATACTCAGTAGCTAAGTGAGTGTATATTTCCTCAGTTATAAATGGCATAATTGGGTGTAAAAGCTGAAGACTTGTAGTTAGTACCTTATAAAGCACATTAAAGGTTACTCCCTTCTGAGCTTCATCTTCACCATATAGTACAGGTTTTGCCAATTCTATATACCAGTCACAAAATTCAGTCCAGATAAAGTCATATAACTTCTGTGAAGCTATACCTATTTCATACTTTTCAAGATTATCTGTAACTTCCTTAACAATAGTATTTAATCTTGAAAGTATCCATTTATCAGCTTCTGTATAACTAGTACTATCTTTATATTTGTTCATAATCTCTCTGTCTAGATTCATCATAACAAATCTAGATGCATTCCAAATTTTATTTGCAAAGTTTCTAGCTGCTTCAACTTTTTCCATTTGGAATCTTATATCATTACCTGGTGCGTTTCCTGTAATTAGCATGAATCTTAATGCATCAGCTCCATATTGTTCAATTACGTCTAATGGGTCTACTCCATTTCCTAATGATTTGGACATTTTTCTTCCTTCAGCATCTCTAACAAGTCCATGAATTAAAACAGTATCAAATGGAACTTCATTCATATTATGAATTCCAGAGAATATCATTCTCGCAACCCAAAAGAATATAATGTCATATCCAGTTACAAGTGTACTTGTTGGATAAAAATACTTTAAGTCCTCTGTATTGTCAGGCCAACCTAGTGTTGAGAATGGCCATAATGCTGAACTAAACCAAGTATCTAGTACATCTTTATCCTGTACTAAATTTGAACTATTACATTTAGTACAAGTTTTTGGTTCCTCTACAGTTACTATCATTTCACCGCAGTCCTTACAATACCATACTGGGATTCTGTGTCCCCACCACAGCTGTCTTGATATACACCAATCCTGAATATTTTCCATCCAGTTAAAGTATGTCTTTTCAAACCTTTCAGGTACAAATTTTACCTTTTTATCCTT includes these proteins:
- a CDS encoding TIGR03905 family TSCPD domain-containing protein, which codes for MYSYKPTGVCAKAINFEVIDNKICNVSFVNGCNGNLQGMSRLLEGVEVEEAISKLKGIKCQGDTSCPDQFARALEALIINKTNG
- a CDS encoding bifunctional folylpolyglutamate synthase/dihydrofolate synthase — its product is MNYDEAMAYIKNTAKFGSNYGLSRTEKILELLGNPHKKLKCIHIGGTNGKGSTTAMLEAILREAGFKTGMYISPFIEEFEERIQINGENIPKEHLTSVVTEVSKAVDDVINLGFDQPTEFEIITCAMFLYFYKMKVDYAIIEVGLGGRLDSTNVITPILSIITSISYDHMAILGDTLEKIAYEKAGIIKDEIPLILYPQTEESLQVIREKCIEKKSDMILVPHDCVNLKEITMNSKGEYHQKIVIKTVKHDYSLNLALLGKHQLLNCATVIYAVEYLISKGVQIDRNHISSALEKVKWPGRMEIMSINPLVIIDGAHNIDGIRKLTESVTTYFSYNNLVLILGILADKQVEQMVQTIVPKAKKIVAVTPNSNRAELGAELAEVIKRYNNNVEVVEDYSEALKIGMNSCETEDILLVCGSLYMIGGMRGIIKKGDYFKKK
- a CDS encoding valine--tRNA ligase → MDELKNISTTYNPKEFEDKIYKTWEEKRYFTPEVDKSKKPYTIVMPPPNITGKLHLGHAIDNTLQDILIRFKRMQGFSTLWLPGEDHASIATEVKVENELLKQGLKKKEMGREAFLEKVWEWTDEYRERIRQQLKKMGVSADFTRESFTMDENLNKAVKTVFVKLYNEGLIYQGNRITNWCPKCKTALSDAEIEYSEMAGHFWHIKYPVVGSNESLEIATTRPETMLGDTAVAVNPKDERYTHLVGKTLMLPLVGREIPIIADDYVDLEFGTGAVKITPAHDPNDYQVGKRHNLPEIVMLNEDGTISSNGGKYAGMDRYEARKAIVKDLEEQGYLVKIKEHVHNVGCHDRCNTTVEPMISKQWYVKMESLAKPAIDAVKDKKVKFVPERFEKTYFNWMENIQDWCISRQLWWGHRIPVWYCKDCGEMIVTVEEPKTCTKCNSSNLVQDKDVLDTWFSSALWPFSTLGWPDNTEDLKYFYPTSTLVTGYDIIFFWVARMIFSGIHNMNEVPFDTVLIHGLVRDAEGRKMSKSLGNGVDPLDVIEQYGADALRFMLITGNAPGNDIRFQMEKVEAARNFANKIWNASRFVMMNLDREIMNKYKDSTSYTEADKWILSRLNTIVKEVTDNLEKYEIGIASQKLYDFIWTEFCDWYIELAKPVLYGEDEAQKGVTFNVLYKVLTTSLQLLHPIMPFITEEIYTHLATEYDSITISKWPEYNEALNNKESEINMEYIIDAIRAIRNVRAEMNVPPSRKAKLMVYVSTEAKEAIEGGTVYFEKLASAAAVEFITSKEQVPENAVSIIAKGAEIFIPLLDLIDREKEIERLNKEKTKLISEIERVEKKLSNEKFVSKAPEAVVQEEKAKGEKYKEMLNAVIQRIESL